From the genome of Cognaticolwellia beringensis, one region includes:
- a CDS encoding L-serine ammonia-lyase, whose product MISVFDMFSIGIGPSSSHTVGPMKAAKLFVENLIADNKLALTDRVKCELFGSLGQTGIGHGTGKAVILGLTGQSPETIPVDSIESILAEVVASEKINLNMQRLISFPKANAIIYHRRKTLPAHANAMTFFAYSNDVVIFEETYYSIGGGFIVKDCDFEKEKNKALSTHSNIDRPHRFSSADELLQIANEKGLSISTIMMDNEKCLQDESNIRSGLIEIWDAMKASIARGIVTEGILPGGLKVIRRAPALHRALCVEKNTDPLSAMDWVNLFALAVNEENAAGSRVVTAPTNGAAGILPAVLSYYDKFIKPVDEQDCIRYLLTAAAIGILYKTNATISGAEGGCQAEVGVACSMAAGALTEIMGGSPEQVENAAEIGMEHNLGLTCDPVGGLVQVPCIERNAMGSVKAINASRLALRGTGKQKVSLDKVIKTMWDTGNDMKTKYKETSRGGLAVNITEC is encoded by the coding sequence ATGATTAGTGTATTTGATATGTTTTCAATCGGAATTGGTCCTTCCAGTTCTCATACCGTTGGCCCAATGAAAGCCGCAAAGTTATTTGTTGAAAATCTTATCGCAGATAATAAGTTAGCCCTAACAGATCGCGTAAAATGTGAATTGTTTGGATCATTAGGTCAAACCGGTATTGGGCACGGTACTGGTAAAGCGGTGATTTTAGGATTAACAGGACAAAGCCCTGAAACAATCCCAGTAGATTCTATCGAGTCTATTTTGGCTGAAGTGGTGGCAAGCGAAAAAATAAACCTAAACATGCAGCGTTTAATCTCGTTTCCTAAAGCTAATGCCATTATTTATCATCGTAGAAAAACTTTACCCGCGCATGCCAATGCCATGACATTTTTTGCCTATAGCAATGATGTTGTCATCTTTGAAGAAACTTATTATTCCATTGGTGGCGGTTTTATTGTTAAAGATTGCGATTTTGAAAAAGAAAAAAATAAAGCCTTATCAACTCATTCAAACATTGATCGCCCTCACCGCTTTTCTAGTGCAGATGAATTGCTACAAATAGCAAACGAAAAAGGCTTAAGCATTAGCACTATCATGATGGATAACGAGAAGTGCTTGCAAGACGAGTCAAATATCCGCTCTGGTCTAATAGAAATTTGGGACGCCATGAAAGCAAGTATTGCCCGTGGTATTGTTACAGAAGGTATATTACCTGGCGGTTTAAAAGTTATCCGCAGAGCGCCTGCATTACATCGAGCGTTATGCGTTGAAAAAAATACCGACCCACTGTCAGCTATGGATTGGGTTAATTTGTTTGCCCTTGCGGTAAATGAAGAAAATGCGGCCGGTAGCAGAGTAGTAACAGCCCCAACAAATGGCGCTGCAGGCATTCTTCCAGCAGTTTTGTCTTATTACGATAAATTTATAAAACCCGTTGACGAGCAAGACTGCATTCGATACTTATTAACGGCAGCAGCCATCGGCATTTTATATAAAACCAATGCCACTATTTCTGGTGCAGAAGGCGGGTGCCAAGCTGAAGTTGGGGTTGCATGCTCAATGGCGGCAGGCGCATTGACAGAAATTATGGGCGGTTCGCCTGAACAAGTAGAAAATGCGGCAGAAATAGGTATGGAGCACAATTTAGGACTAACTTGTGACCCAGTTGGCGGACTAGTGCAAGTTCCTTGTATAGAACGTAACGCTATGGGGTCAGTGAAAGCCATTAATGCTTCACGTTTAGCACTTCGTGGTACAGGCAAGCAAAAGGTATCGTTAGATAAAGTAATCAAAACCATGTGGGACACAGGCAATGATATGAAAACTAAATATAAAGAAACCTCTCGTGGCGGTTTAGCTGTTAACATTACTGAGTGTTAG
- the pabB gene encoding aminodeoxychorismate synthase component I — MPTNTTIALTTELLKLDATFDSQRFFSLIADQPWAMWLDSCESDHVDSRYDIMVWQPCTTLTTDGEVTTVINKLDNSQYQSNEDPLLLLKREQTACFSDTKLKDSKLPFNGGAVGYFSYDLGKRFEVINQQTTKDIAIPEMAIGLYQQAIIYDRKLQQCWLTCLDNKRAEFIAFFNLAIRKLALKASENLVAETKFTLKTPWQSNMPQAQYREKFEQVHEYLLSGDCYQINLAQRFTAQYSGSEYQAYCALRQENKAPFSAFLRFDNSAILSISPERFLRLVDNKVQSKPIKGTRPRSSDPLVDQANASELQQASKDRAENLMIVDLLRNDISRVCIPGSVMVPSLFAIESFPAVHHLVSTVEGEINSQYDGSDLLRASFPGGSITGAPKIRAMDIIEELEPHQRSVYCGSIGYISACGNMDTSITIRTLVCHNQQIHCWAGGGLVADSNVDSEYQETYDKVNKILPVLSKLNLV, encoded by the coding sequence TTGCCAACAAATACAACGATAGCGCTGACAACAGAATTACTAAAACTAGATGCCACATTTGATAGCCAACGCTTTTTCTCGCTAATTGCAGATCAGCCTTGGGCTATGTGGTTAGATTCTTGTGAAAGCGATCATGTTGATAGCCGTTATGACATTATGGTTTGGCAACCTTGCACTACGTTAACTACCGACGGTGAAGTTACAACGGTCATAAATAAGCTTGATAACAGCCAATATCAAAGCAACGAAGACCCGTTACTCCTTTTAAAGCGTGAGCAAACGGCGTGTTTTTCTGATACTAAGCTCAAAGATAGTAAATTACCTTTTAACGGTGGCGCGGTTGGTTATTTCTCTTATGACTTAGGTAAGCGATTTGAAGTTATAAACCAGCAAACCACTAAAGATATTGCTATCCCTGAAATGGCAATTGGCCTATACCAACAAGCTATTATCTATGATCGAAAGTTACAACAGTGTTGGTTAACCTGTCTTGATAATAAAAGGGCCGAATTTATTGCTTTTTTTAATCTCGCCATCAGAAAGTTAGCACTTAAAGCATCAGAAAACTTAGTAGCAGAAACTAAATTCACATTAAAAACACCTTGGCAGTCTAATATGCCACAGGCGCAATACCGTGAGAAATTTGAGCAAGTACATGAATACCTACTTTCAGGCGATTGTTATCAAATAAATTTAGCTCAACGTTTTACCGCACAATACAGCGGTAGCGAATATCAAGCCTATTGTGCATTGAGGCAAGAAAACAAGGCGCCGTTTTCAGCGTTTCTACGCTTTGACAATAGTGCCATTTTAAGTATATCACCTGAGCGATTCTTACGATTAGTGGACAATAAAGTACAAAGTAAGCCCATTAAAGGAACTCGCCCGCGTAGTAGCGATCCATTGGTTGATCAAGCTAACGCCTCAGAGTTGCAACAAGCAAGTAAAGACCGTGCAGAAAATCTGATGATTGTTGACCTTTTACGCAACGATATTAGCCGTGTTTGTATCCCAGGTTCGGTAATGGTTCCCTCTTTATTTGCCATTGAAAGTTTTCCTGCCGTGCATCACTTAGTTAGCACGGTTGAAGGGGAAATCAATAGCCAATATGACGGCAGTGATTTACTTCGCGCATCTTTTCCTGGTGGCTCTATAACTGGAGCCCCTAAAATCAGAGCCATGGATATCATTGAAGAATTAGAGCCCCATCAACGTAGCGTTTATTGTGGCTCAATAGGATATATATCGGCGTGTGGAAATATGGACACTAGCATTACCATTCGAACGTTAGTTTGTCATAACCAGCAAATACACTGTTGGGCTGGTGGTGGCCTAGTAGCAGATTCAAATGTTGACAGCGAGTATCAAGAAACTTACGATAAAGTGAATAAAATTCTACCCGTATTAAGCAAACTAAACTTGGTATAA
- a CDS encoding CoA pyrophosphatase produces MTKDEFIQRFQMQALPASAHKFRYPHKLKSAAVLIPIVCNQDKLEVLFTKRANHLTHHPGQISFPGGKVENFDIDMTATALRETLEEIGLQSTYINVLGQLKPYQTISGFEITPIVATVTNSQSYQIDENEVSEIFHVPLSHFLQRQHHIQIPVYHHGEHHNVHFMPYQQYNIWGATAAMLHDLSILLNQDN; encoded by the coding sequence ATGACTAAAGACGAATTTATACAGCGATTTCAAATGCAGGCCTTACCCGCTTCAGCACATAAATTTCGCTACCCGCATAAACTTAAAAGTGCCGCGGTGTTAATTCCCATTGTCTGCAATCAAGACAAGCTTGAAGTATTGTTCACCAAGCGTGCAAATCACCTGACCCATCACCCTGGGCAAATTAGCTTTCCAGGTGGTAAAGTAGAAAATTTTGATATTGATATGACCGCAACAGCACTGCGTGAAACTTTAGAAGAAATAGGTCTGCAATCAACTTATATTAACGTCCTAGGACAACTTAAGCCCTATCAAACCATATCAGGCTTTGAAATTACACCTATTGTAGCCACGGTAACAAATAGCCAAAGCTATCAAATAGACGAAAATGAAGTGTCTGAAATATTTCACGTGCCTTTATCACACTTTTTACAACGGCAGCACCATATTCAAATTCCAGTTTACCACCACGGCGAACACCACAATGTGCACTTCATGCCTTACCAGCAATATAATATTTGGGGCGCAACCGCTGCTATGTTGCATGATCTTAGCATTTTACTAAACCAAGATAATTAA
- a CDS encoding FAD-dependent oxidoreductase: MNNSQSTHQPLIDSDTKIAIIGGGVAGSTIALRFAELGIDTTLIEKGTSLVNGPPFCHLHAGGNLYREISEQQCLTLLEQSIDTAKVYPHSVNYRPTIIALPKTDQGEVADFLPRLKKLSERYAELVEEDLSNKVLGDPEQYFLLFERNALERLRQRELPTQAKSNEDWLVAFAQQIDLDKLKFPVLLVQEYGWSAFRLAAIATLAIEKLPRCHLKLNSQVVNIKQLHSNKKWRVTYNDGQQGCQSEADFDYIINACGFKSGEIDDMLQAKRQRMVEFKAAYVAHWPQCQGLWPEVVFYGERGTPNGMAQLTPYQDGYFQLHGMTQDITLFEKGLVASGDQSAQPILSDRFIKKIDQQWPSKLVNDRTLGSIEHLAKYITNFSQASVAAKPMFGAQQIPGNDATLRAADVSFYGMHYARTEIVKASSALAAADAILENLVEVGLVSPVQLGKYLDCHYFPVTLACTEAEVTDKAILFARQREYPEALAKNFM, encoded by the coding sequence ATGAATAACAGTCAAAGTACTCATCAGCCATTAATAGACTCAGATACTAAAATTGCCATTATTGGTGGTGGTGTTGCAGGCTCTACTATCGCTTTACGTTTTGCAGAATTAGGCATTGACACTACTTTGATAGAAAAAGGGACGAGTCTTGTTAACGGGCCTCCCTTTTGTCATTTACATGCAGGTGGCAATTTATATCGAGAGATCTCTGAACAACAATGTTTAACCTTATTGGAGCAATCGATAGACACGGCAAAGGTTTACCCACATAGTGTTAACTATCGCCCAACCATTATAGCTTTACCAAAAACTGATCAAGGTGAAGTCGCTGACTTTTTACCTCGCTTAAAAAAGCTGAGTGAACGTTATGCAGAACTAGTTGAGGAAGATCTCAGTAATAAAGTATTGGGTGATCCTGAACAATATTTTTTGCTATTTGAACGCAATGCACTAGAGAGACTAAGACAACGAGAATTACCAACACAAGCGAAAAGTAATGAAGATTGGTTAGTAGCCTTTGCCCAACAAATTGATTTAGACAAATTAAAATTCCCAGTACTATTAGTACAAGAATATGGTTGGTCTGCTTTTCGTTTAGCGGCTATTGCGACTCTTGCTATTGAAAAGTTACCTCGTTGTCATCTTAAGCTTAATAGCCAAGTAGTGAATATTAAGCAATTACACAGTAATAAAAAGTGGCGAGTGACTTATAACGATGGTCAGCAAGGTTGTCAAAGTGAGGCGGATTTTGACTATATTATTAATGCCTGTGGTTTTAAAAGTGGTGAAATTGATGACATGCTGCAAGCTAAACGACAACGTATGGTCGAATTTAAAGCGGCTTATGTCGCCCACTGGCCACAATGTCAAGGTCTTTGGCCTGAAGTGGTTTTTTACGGTGAACGTGGAACACCTAATGGCATGGCACAATTAACACCATATCAGGACGGTTACTTTCAATTACACGGGATGACACAAGACATTACTTTATTTGAGAAAGGTCTCGTGGCCAGTGGTGACCAGAGTGCTCAGCCAATATTGTCCGATCGCTTTATCAAAAAAATTGATCAGCAATGGCCATCGAAATTAGTCAACGATAGAACCCTAGGCTCTATAGAACACCTTGCGAAATATATTACTAATTTTTCTCAAGCAAGCGTTGCGGCTAAACCTATGTTTGGTGCGCAACAAATTCCTGGCAATGATGCGACCTTACGTGCAGCAGACGTATCTTTCTATGGCATGCACTATGCTCGTACTGAAATAGTAAAGGCATCTTCTGCGTTGGCTGCAGCTGATGCAATTTTAGAAAATTTAGTGGAGGTTGGTTTGGTCAGCCCAGTGCAATTGGGTAAATATTTGGATTGTCATTATTTTCCGGTCACTTTGGCATGTACTGAAGCAGAGGTGACCGATAAAGCTATTTTATTTGCCCGCCAACGAGAATACCCCGAAGCGTTAGCTAAAAACTTTATGTAA
- a CDS encoding ribosome recycling factor family protein — protein MKTPRNQIPYITLPSFLRRVLKAYALKTLIRDQGCELNRIGRSRNWQLKATFEQLEQTIDLIEQSEEASWQWLAAHLSKQRKNLGFDMLLTIAEKKPGITISELMQRTDCTIAEARRVIDILEFGDNAP, from the coding sequence ATGAAAACACCAAGAAATCAAATCCCTTATATTACTTTACCCTCTTTTTTACGCCGGGTATTAAAAGCTTACGCACTCAAAACACTGATAAGAGACCAAGGTTGCGAACTCAACCGTATTGGTCGTTCACGTAACTGGCAATTAAAAGCCACCTTTGAACAGCTTGAACAAACTATTGACCTAATAGAACAAAGCGAAGAAGCAAGTTGGCAATGGTTGGCAGCACACCTATCTAAACAGCGTAAAAACTTAGGCTTTGATATGCTGTTAACGATTGCAGAGAAAAAACCAGGCATTACCATATCTGAACTTATGCAGCGTACTGATTGCACCATAGCGGAAGCAAGAAGAGTCATAGATATACTAGAATTTGGTGACAACGCCCCTTAA
- the cysB gene encoding HTH-type transcriptional regulator CysB produces the protein MKLQQLRYIVEVLNNNLNVSATAESLFTSQPGISKQVRMLEDELGIQIFGRSGKHLTHVTSAGNEVINIATEILSKVEAIKAVAREHTQPDEGKLRIATTHTQARYALPEVIQGFMKKYSKVSLHMYQGTPAQISDASSKGDADFAIATESLHLYNDLVMLPCYRWNRSIIVKADHPLATKQNITIEDIAKYSLVTYVFGFTGRSELDIAFNQVGVEPKVAFTATDADVIKTYVRLGVGVGVIATMAMDPKLDNDLVTIDASHLFSPSMTKIGFRRGTFLRGYMFDFIERFAPHLNRDLVTKAILLKNNAEIDEMFANIKLPMR, from the coding sequence ATGAAGCTGCAACAACTGCGTTATATCGTCGAAGTACTTAATAATAACTTAAATGTTTCTGCCACTGCTGAAAGTCTTTTTACTTCGCAGCCTGGTATTAGTAAACAAGTACGGATGCTGGAAGATGAACTTGGTATCCAAATATTTGGGCGTAGTGGCAAACACTTAACCCACGTTACCTCTGCTGGTAATGAAGTTATTAATATCGCTACTGAAATTTTATCAAAAGTTGAAGCGATTAAAGCTGTTGCTCGCGAACACACACAACCTGATGAAGGTAAGCTTCGTATTGCAACAACGCATACCCAAGCACGTTATGCATTGCCTGAAGTCATTCAGGGTTTTATGAAAAAATATTCTAAAGTTTCATTGCATATGTATCAGGGCACCCCAGCACAAATTAGTGATGCGTCTAGTAAAGGTGATGCTGATTTTGCCATCGCGACTGAGTCTTTACATTTGTATAATGATTTAGTTATGTTGCCTTGTTACCGTTGGAATCGAAGTATTATTGTTAAGGCTGATCATCCATTAGCCACCAAACAAAATATAACCATTGAAGATATTGCTAAATACTCTTTAGTTACTTATGTTTTTGGTTTTACTGGGCGTTCAGAATTAGATATAGCTTTTAATCAAGTGGGTGTTGAACCTAAAGTTGCTTTTACCGCGACTGATGCCGATGTTATTAAAACTTATGTTCGATTAGGGGTTGGTGTTGGTGTTATTGCTACTATGGCAATGGATCCGAAATTAGATAATGATTTAGTAACCATCGACGCTAGTCACTTATTTAGTCCAAGTATGACCAAAATTGGGTTTAGACGAGGCACGTTCTTACGTGGTTATATGTTTGATTTTATCGAACGTTTTGCACCGCACTTAAATCGTGATTTAGTCACCAAAGCTATTTTACTCAAGAATAATGCTGAAATAGATGAAATGTTTGCGAATATTAAATTACCTATGCGTTAA
- a CDS encoding phosphoglycolate phosphatase encodes MTTPENKSVLLFDLDGTLVDSAPDLAAAINEMLVTLGLKVFPQDKIRSWVGNGARTLVERALHHSLKDNVAANDKYSEEEVNSAVAIFLKYYQRNLCVESVLYTGVKTTLLALKKQGYRLAIITNKPAEFIEPIVTGFGLSGIFELQLGGDSLKERKPHPLPLLYASTALNVSVNECIMIGDSKNDILAAKAANMQSIGLTYGYNYGEKISVYQPDWCLETFEELLPLFT; translated from the coding sequence ATGACGACCCCAGAAAATAAAAGCGTTCTGTTATTCGATCTCGATGGCACTTTGGTTGATAGTGCTCCAGATCTTGCAGCAGCGATAAACGAAATGTTAGTCACACTTGGCTTAAAGGTATTTCCTCAAGATAAGATCCGCAGTTGGGTTGGTAATGGTGCGAGAACTTTGGTTGAACGCGCTTTACATCATTCTTTAAAAGATAATGTAGCTGCCAATGATAAGTATAGCGAAGAAGAAGTAAATAGCGCTGTAGCAATTTTCTTAAAATACTACCAACGTAATCTATGTGTTGAGTCTGTCTTATATACTGGTGTAAAAACAACTTTGCTTGCTTTAAAAAAGCAAGGATATCGTTTAGCTATAATCACCAATAAACCCGCAGAATTCATCGAGCCTATTGTTACAGGTTTTGGTCTTAGTGGTATATTCGAATTACAACTCGGTGGCGATAGCTTAAAAGAGCGTAAACCGCATCCTTTACCGCTGTTATATGCATCTACAGCACTAAACGTGTCGGTTAATGAATGCATAATGATAGGTGACTCTAAAAACGATATATTGGCAGCTAAGGCGGCCAATATGCAAAGTATCGGTTTAACTTATGGCTATAACTATGGTGAAAAAATTAGCGTTTATCAGCCAGATTGGTGCTTAGAAACATTTGAAGAATTATTACCATTATTTACATAA
- a CDS encoding fumarate hydratase, with the protein MAIIKQQDLIDSVADALQYISFYHPLDFIQALEKAYHKEESQAAKDAIAQILINSRMSAHGKRPICQDTGIVTCFVKIGMAVQWDKTDMTVQQMVDEGTRRAYLNPDNPLRASIVADPAGKRINTKDNTPSVVHIDMVPGDHIEVMIAAKGGGSENKSKMVMLNPSDSIADWVVKTLPTMGAGWCPPGMLGIGIGGTAEKAGVLAKESLMDPVNIQDLIDRGPENAEEELRLEIYDRVNKLGIGAQGLGGLTTVVDIKIMSVPTHAASKPVVMIPNCAATRHVHFHLDGSGPADLTPPRLEDWPEITWEVGENVRRVNVDELSKADISSWKTGETVLLSGTILTGRDAAHKRIQEMLAAGEKLPVDFTDKFIYYVGPVDAIGDEAVGPAGPTTATRMDKFTEMMLSQTGLLGTIGKAERGPETVECIKNHKSVYLMAVGGAAYLVSKAIKKAKVVAFEDMGMEAIYEFVVEDMPVTVAVDSLGESAHVTGPAIWQAKIEELDSKLKGK; encoded by the coding sequence ATGGCTATTATTAAACAACAAGACTTAATCGACAGTGTTGCAGATGCTCTGCAATATATATCGTTCTACCATCCGTTAGATTTTATTCAAGCACTTGAAAAGGCTTATCACAAAGAAGAAAGTCAGGCGGCTAAAGATGCAATCGCACAGATTCTAATTAATTCGCGTATGTCAGCACATGGTAAACGACCTATTTGCCAAGACACTGGTATTGTTACTTGCTTCGTTAAAATTGGTATGGCCGTACAGTGGGATAAAACTGATATGACCGTGCAACAAATGGTTGACGAAGGTACACGACGTGCTTATTTAAATCCTGATAACCCATTACGTGCCTCAATTGTTGCAGACCCTGCAGGCAAACGAATTAACACAAAAGATAATACACCTTCTGTTGTGCATATTGATATGGTGCCGGGCGATCACATTGAAGTGATGATCGCAGCTAAAGGCGGCGGGAGTGAAAATAAATCTAAAATGGTGATGTTAAACCCAAGCGACTCTATTGCTGACTGGGTGGTAAAAACGTTACCTACTATGGGTGCTGGTTGGTGTCCACCAGGTATGTTGGGTATAGGTATTGGTGGCACGGCTGAAAAAGCAGGTGTATTAGCTAAAGAAAGCTTAATGGACCCTGTTAACATTCAAGACTTGATTGACCGTGGTCCAGAAAATGCGGAAGAAGAGTTACGTTTAGAAATTTATGACCGAGTAAATAAACTAGGTATTGGCGCACAGGGGTTAGGCGGTTTAACGACGGTAGTTGATATTAAAATTATGTCAGTGCCGACTCATGCTGCGTCTAAGCCAGTAGTGATGATCCCAAACTGTGCCGCAACTCGTCATGTGCATTTTCACCTTGACGGTTCAGGTCCTGCTGACTTAACACCACCAAGACTTGAAGATTGGCCTGAAATTACTTGGGAAGTGGGTGAAAATGTTCGTCGTGTCAATGTTGATGAATTATCAAAAGCTGACATTAGCTCTTGGAAAACCGGTGAAACGGTATTATTGAGCGGTACTATTTTAACTGGCCGTGACGCAGCGCATAAGCGTATTCAAGAAATGCTAGCCGCTGGCGAAAAACTACCGGTTGATTTTACCGATAAGTTTATCTATTACGTTGGCCCTGTAGATGCTATTGGTGACGAAGCCGTTGGTCCAGCAGGCCCTACAACGGCAACACGTATGGATAAGTTCACTGAAATGATGCTGTCTCAAACGGGTTTATTAGGCACAATCGGCAAAGCTGAACGTGGTCCTGAAACAGTTGAATGTATTAAAAATCACAAGTCAGTATATTTAATGGCCGTTGGTGGTGCTGCATATTTAGTTTCTAAAGCAATTAAGAAAGCCAAAGTTGTTGCCTTTGAAGATATGGGCATGGAAGCGATTTACGAGTTTGTGGTTGAAGATATGCCAGTAACTGTTGCTGTTGATAGCTTAGGTGAATCAGCGCACGTAACAGGCCCTGCAATTTGGCAAGCAAAAATTGAAGAGCTTGATAGTAAATTAAAAGGTAAGTAA
- the gdhA gene encoding NADP-specific glutamate dehydrogenase: protein MSYIHKTISDLKNTSPAQAEFYQAVEEVLDSLAPILESNKLYQQQAIIQRLVEPERQIMFRVTWVDDNGNIKVNKGYRIEFNSALGPYKGGLRFHPSVNASIIKFLGFEQIFKNALTGLPIGGGKGGSNFDPKGKSDGEIMRFCQSFMTELYRHIGPTTDVPAGDIGVGAREIGYMFGQYKRITGRYEGVLTGKSLLWGGSLARKEATGYGVVYFAENMLAVKKDTLENKTCLVSGSGNVAIYAMEKLYQLGAKPITCSDSTGTIYHETGIDLTLIKELKEQTRTGLNAYLETHKDARFIPIDQYPEDGHAVWRLKADAAFPCATQNELTVTDAQALIANGCTIISEGANMPSTQEAINTFVDAKISYGPSKAANAGGVATSQLEMAQNSSMQTWSFEKVDQRLKEIMKNIFETAHQAAEEFGQPGNLVLGANIAGFKRVADAMLEQGVV from the coding sequence ATGTCATATATTCATAAGACTATTTCTGATTTAAAAAATACCAGTCCTGCTCAGGCTGAGTTTTATCAAGCTGTTGAAGAAGTCTTAGACTCATTAGCTCCTATATTAGAAAGCAATAAACTCTATCAACAGCAAGCGATTATCCAACGCCTTGTTGAACCAGAAAGACAAATAATGTTCCGTGTAACTTGGGTTGATGACAATGGTAATATAAAAGTCAATAAAGGTTATCGTATCGAGTTTAATTCAGCTTTAGGACCCTATAAAGGTGGTTTGAGATTTCACCCCAGTGTTAATGCAAGTATTATCAAATTTCTAGGCTTTGAACAAATTTTTAAAAATGCCTTAACTGGCTTACCCATTGGTGGGGGCAAAGGTGGCTCAAACTTCGACCCCAAAGGTAAGTCTGACGGTGAGATAATGCGTTTTTGTCAATCATTTATGACGGAGCTATATCGACATATAGGCCCAACAACTGATGTTCCGGCTGGTGATATCGGCGTAGGAGCTCGAGAAATAGGTTATATGTTTGGTCAATACAAAAGAATTACCGGTCGCTACGAAGGTGTATTAACCGGAAAAAGCTTATTATGGGGCGGTTCATTAGCGCGCAAAGAAGCTACCGGATACGGTGTAGTGTATTTTGCAGAAAATATGCTAGCGGTTAAAAAAGACACTTTAGAAAATAAAACCTGTTTAGTTTCAGGCTCTGGTAATGTCGCTATTTACGCTATGGAGAAACTCTATCAGTTAGGTGCAAAACCTATTACTTGTAGCGACTCTACCGGCACCATTTATCATGAAACAGGCATCGACTTAACATTGATTAAAGAACTAAAAGAGCAAACGAGAACTGGCCTCAATGCTTATTTAGAAACCCATAAAGATGCAAGATTTATCCCCATTGATCAATACCCTGAAGACGGCCATGCCGTTTGGCGATTAAAAGCCGACGCTGCATTCCCATGTGCTACACAAAATGAATTAACCGTAACGGATGCGCAGGCGTTAATTGCTAATGGTTGTACTATCATCAGTGAAGGCGCAAATATGCCGTCAACACAAGAGGCTATAAACACATTTGTTGACGCTAAGATATCTTACGGGCCTAGCAAAGCAGCAAATGCTGGTGGGGTCGCAACAAGTCAATTAGAGATGGCTCAAAACTCAAGTATGCAAACCTGGTCTTTTGAAAAAGTAGACCAAAGGCTTAAAGAAATTATGAAAAACATCTTTGAAACAGCCCATCAAGCCGCTGAAGAGTTTGGTCAACCCGGTAACCTTGTATTAGGTGCAAATATAGCAGGATTCAAGCGCGTTGCAGATGCGATGTTAGAACAAGGTGTTGTTTAA